A genomic stretch from Mycobacterium paraterrae includes:
- a CDS encoding FadD3 family acyl-CoA ligase produces the protein MVTSAADRFGDAEAVVDGPLRFTFRQIVDRIRCAAGAFADLGVDKGDRVALWAPNSANWIIAAFGIMTAGGVLVPVNTRFKPDEAGDIITRSNAKAVLVQQGFLDQDYTAPAGIPVLDLGSDFLSSGAPFERQVDGADVSDIIFTSGTTGRPKGAMMNHRQTLRMYEEWATLADLREGDRYLMINPYFHTFGLKAGLIASFLRGATMLPLPVFDLESVVNIVAREKISMLPGPPTMYHSLLTVDDKTKLSSLRAGVTGAADIPVELVRRIHDELPFETLMTGYGLTEAGNVTLSRPGDSFEDVATTAGLPCKDVEVRIADDGEVLVRGYGVMQGYLDDPEATAAAIDDAGWLHTGDLGSFDNSGRLRIDGRKKDMFIVGGFNAYPAEIEGFMLEHPAIAQVAVIGVPDERLGQVGKAFVVPKSAVSHEDLMAWCRDRMAGFKAPRYVEFLTSLPLNATGKVMKDQLR, from the coding sequence ATGGTCACGAGCGCGGCGGACCGGTTCGGCGACGCGGAAGCTGTCGTCGACGGTCCGCTGCGCTTCACTTTTCGCCAGATCGTCGACCGAATCCGTTGCGCGGCAGGCGCGTTCGCTGACCTCGGAGTCGACAAAGGCGACCGGGTCGCGCTCTGGGCGCCGAACTCGGCGAACTGGATCATCGCGGCGTTCGGCATCATGACGGCCGGTGGCGTCCTGGTGCCGGTCAACACCCGCTTCAAACCCGACGAAGCAGGCGACATCATCACCCGGAGCAACGCCAAGGCCGTTCTGGTGCAGCAGGGATTCCTCGACCAGGACTACACCGCACCCGCCGGCATCCCGGTCCTCGACCTCGGCTCCGACTTCCTCTCCAGCGGTGCGCCTTTCGAGCGTCAGGTCGACGGCGCCGACGTCTCCGACATCATCTTCACGTCGGGCACCACAGGTCGCCCAAAGGGAGCGATGATGAACCATCGCCAGACGCTGCGGATGTACGAGGAGTGGGCGACGCTCGCGGATCTGCGCGAGGGCGACCGCTATTTGATGATCAACCCGTACTTTCACACTTTTGGTCTCAAGGCGGGCCTGATCGCGTCGTTCCTGCGCGGTGCGACGATGCTGCCGCTGCCGGTATTCGATCTCGAATCTGTCGTGAATATTGTTGCACGCGAGAAGATCTCGATGCTGCCCGGCCCTCCGACGATGTATCACTCGTTGCTGACGGTCGATGACAAAACCAAGCTGTCCTCGCTGCGGGCGGGCGTGACCGGTGCCGCCGACATTCCCGTCGAGCTGGTTCGGCGCATTCACGACGAATTGCCGTTCGAGACGCTGATGACGGGCTACGGCCTCACCGAAGCCGGCAACGTGACGCTGTCGCGGCCCGGCGACTCCTTCGAGGATGTCGCCACCACCGCGGGTCTGCCGTGCAAGGACGTCGAGGTGCGCATCGCCGACGACGGCGAAGTTCTGGTGCGCGGCTATGGCGTCATGCAGGGCTACCTCGACGATCCCGAAGCCACGGCCGCGGCCATCGACGACGCCGGCTGGCTGCACACCGGGGACCTGGGCAGTTTCGACAACTCGGGCCGGTTGAGGATCGACGGGCGTAAAAAGGACATGTTCATCGTTGGCGGGTTCAACGCGTACCCGGCCGAGATCGAGGGTTTTATGCTGGAGCACCCGGCGATTGCGCAGGTCGCTGTGATCGGTGTGCCCGACGAACGGCTCGGCCAGGTAGGAAAGGCCTTCGTGGTGCCGAAATCTGCGGTGTCGCACGAGGATTTGATGGCGTGGTGTCGCGACCGGATGGCTGGATTCAAGGCTCCCCGGTACGTCGAGTTCCTCACGAGCTTGCCGCTGAACGCGACTGGGAAGGTGATGAAGGACCAGCTACGGTGA
- a CDS encoding TetR/AcrR family transcriptional regulator, translated as MTSARRIGAPDAKNRGVLLDAAEQLMLEEGYAAVTSRRVAERAELKPQLVHYYFRNMDELFLAAFRRRAEEGLEVQAQMLRAPQPLWALWRFSTDPAATAITMEFIALANHRKALKAEIAYYAERFREEQRKALTTILEGYGVDPATFPPLVWSVLMTSVSRVLVIEQALDMSAGHRETIEIVEAYLRNLEGDPQI; from the coding sequence ATGACTTCGGCCCGCAGGATCGGCGCCCCGGACGCCAAGAACCGCGGGGTGCTGCTCGACGCCGCCGAGCAACTGATGCTCGAAGAGGGTTATGCCGCAGTGACTTCGCGCCGCGTCGCCGAACGGGCCGAGCTCAAGCCGCAACTGGTGCACTACTACTTCCGCAACATGGACGAGCTGTTCCTGGCGGCGTTTCGTCGCCGCGCCGAAGAAGGGCTTGAAGTGCAGGCGCAGATGCTGCGGGCGCCGCAGCCGTTGTGGGCGCTGTGGCGGTTCAGCACCGACCCGGCGGCCACCGCAATCACGATGGAGTTCATCGCGCTGGCCAACCACCGGAAAGCATTGAAAGCCGAAATCGCCTATTACGCCGAGCGTTTTCGCGAGGAGCAACGCAAGGCGCTGACGACGATCCTGGAGGGTTACGGGGTCGACCCGGCGACATTCCCGCCGCTGGTGTGGTCGGTGCTGATGACCAGCGTGTCCCGCGTTCTGGTGATCGAGCAGGCCCTCGACATGTCCGCCGGCCACCGCGAGACCATCGAGATCGTCGAGGCCTACCTGCGCAACCTCGAGGGAGATCCGCAAATCTAG
- a CDS encoding CaiB/BaiF CoA transferase family protein, which translates to MTGPLAGVRVIELGGIGPGPHAAMILADLGADVVRVRRPGGLILPAENLDLLHRGKRIVDLDVKANPQQLLDLAAKADVLLDCFRPGTCERLGIGPDDCTAVNPRLIFARITGWGQDGPRASTAGHDINYLSQTGALSALGYRDRPPMPPLNLVADFGGGSMFVLLGIVSALYEREKSGRGQVIDAAMVDGVSILAQMMWTMKSTGAMRDERESFLLDGGAPFYRCYETADGKYMAVGAIEPQFFAALLAGLELSADDVPGQFEIAEFPRMFDVFTQRFAGKTRDEWSAIFDGTDACVTPVLTWSEAAVDPHLAARATLVNAHGADQAAPAPRFSRTAPAEVGSIPQTTTPLDEIGW; encoded by the coding sequence TTGACCGGGCCGCTTGCCGGGGTACGGGTGATCGAGCTCGGCGGCATCGGCCCGGGTCCTCATGCGGCGATGATTCTCGCCGATCTGGGCGCCGACGTCGTACGGGTCCGTCGCCCCGGCGGACTGATACTGCCCGCCGAGAATCTCGACCTGTTGCACCGCGGGAAGCGAATCGTCGACCTGGACGTCAAAGCCAACCCGCAGCAGCTGCTGGATCTGGCGGCCAAGGCCGACGTGCTGCTCGACTGCTTCCGGCCTGGCACCTGTGAGCGGCTCGGCATCGGGCCGGACGACTGCACGGCGGTCAATCCGCGGCTGATCTTTGCCCGCATCACTGGCTGGGGGCAGGACGGGCCGCGGGCCAGCACCGCCGGTCACGACATCAACTACCTGTCGCAGACCGGGGCGCTGTCGGCGCTGGGCTACCGCGACCGGCCGCCGATGCCGCCGCTGAACCTGGTCGCCGACTTCGGCGGCGGCTCGATGTTCGTGTTGCTCGGCATCGTCTCGGCGCTCTACGAGCGCGAGAAGTCGGGCCGAGGGCAGGTGATCGACGCGGCGATGGTCGACGGGGTCAGCATCCTGGCCCAGATGATGTGGACGATGAAGTCGACCGGCGCGATGCGCGACGAGCGTGAGTCGTTCCTGCTCGACGGCGGCGCGCCGTTCTATCGCTGCTACGAAACAGCCGACGGCAAATACATGGCGGTCGGCGCCATCGAGCCGCAGTTCTTCGCGGCGCTGCTGGCCGGTCTGGAGCTGTCGGCCGACGACGTGCCGGGGCAGTTCGAGATCGCGGAGTTCCCGCGGATGTTCGACGTCTTCACGCAGCGGTTCGCCGGCAAGACCCGCGACGAGTGGTCGGCGATCTTCGACGGCACCGATGCCTGCGTGACGCCGGTGCTGACGTGGAGCGAGGCCGCCGTCGACCCGCACCTGGCCGCGCGTGCGACGCTGGTCAACGCGCACGGCGCCGATCAGGCCGCCCCTGCGCCGCGGTTCTCCCGCACAGCGCCGGCTGAAGTCGGGTCGATTCCCCAGACCACCACTCCGCTCGACGAAATCGGCTGGTAA
- a CDS encoding WS/DGAT/MGAT family O-acyltransferase, with the protein MQQLSWTDDMLLRAENPATPLQIQLLLIYDPSTAPGGRVTFKGILEELDARLHLANVFRRRLAETPVGLDRPYWVDDPNFDLEYHVRHIGLPQPGDWRQLCIQVARLHGRQIDLRRPPWEITVIEGLNAVPGVPNGSFAMALKLHHCAVDGMASVQMIAALHDLAPDSPRPAPPDRPWQAAPPPTTADLLSRTAFKALTYPLRAGAVLASHAPKAALGLAGMPVKLISRMSKIPDIGAPSFPPKTRFNQSVSPHRVFEARFHDLDAFKRIKARVPGATVNDVALAYVGGALRHYLDGHGELPDESLVAACPMSLRNADEATHGNALFGRLQSLGTDIADPLIRLATITESTQGSRSAPDRSAQSQIIELIGTVPTALLGVAAKAASVLPFSGPNVANTTVTNVPGPPVPLYFCKAQLLRAAGLGPLIGGMNLIHVVASYNGVLSISATADRDALPDPSNYAECMEHAFKELLSIAR; encoded by the coding sequence ATGCAGCAACTCAGTTGGACCGACGACATGTTGCTGCGAGCCGAGAATCCCGCCACCCCACTCCAAATTCAGCTTCTGCTGATCTACGATCCGTCAACTGCGCCGGGCGGCAGGGTCACCTTCAAGGGCATCCTCGAGGAGCTCGACGCGCGGCTGCATCTGGCGAATGTGTTCCGGCGACGCCTCGCCGAGACTCCGGTCGGGCTTGATCGTCCGTACTGGGTTGACGATCCGAACTTCGACCTGGAGTACCACGTCCGGCACATCGGCCTGCCCCAGCCCGGCGATTGGCGACAACTGTGCATTCAGGTCGCCCGGCTGCACGGTCGGCAGATCGACCTGCGCCGGCCGCCGTGGGAGATCACCGTCATCGAAGGCCTCAACGCCGTGCCCGGCGTGCCGAACGGCTCGTTCGCGATGGCGCTGAAACTGCACCACTGCGCGGTCGACGGGATGGCGAGCGTGCAGATGATCGCGGCCCTGCATGACTTGGCGCCGGACAGTCCGCGTCCCGCGCCACCCGACCGGCCGTGGCAAGCCGCGCCGCCGCCCACCACCGCGGACCTCTTGTCTCGTACGGCGTTCAAGGCGTTGACGTACCCGCTGCGCGCGGGAGCGGTGCTGGCGTCGCACGCACCGAAGGCAGCCCTGGGGCTCGCCGGGATGCCGGTGAAGCTGATCAGCCGCATGTCCAAGATCCCCGATATCGGCGCGCCATCGTTTCCACCCAAGACCCGATTCAACCAATCAGTCTCGCCACACCGGGTTTTCGAGGCACGCTTCCACGACCTCGACGCCTTCAAACGGATCAAGGCGCGGGTGCCGGGCGCGACGGTCAACGATGTAGCGCTGGCCTACGTCGGCGGCGCTCTTCGGCATTACCTGGACGGCCACGGCGAACTGCCGGACGAGTCGCTGGTCGCGGCGTGTCCGATGTCGTTGCGTAACGCCGACGAGGCCACCCACGGAAACGCGCTGTTCGGGCGGTTGCAATCGCTCGGCACCGACATCGCCGACCCGCTGATCCGGCTCGCCACGATCACCGAGTCGACGCAGGGCAGCCGCTCGGCACCGGACCGGTCGGCGCAGAGTCAGATCATCGAGCTGATCGGCACGGTGCCGACGGCGCTACTCGGGGTGGCGGCGAAAGCGGCCAGCGTGCTTCCGTTCTCGGGACCGAACGTCGCCAACACCACCGTCACCAACGTTCCGGGCCCTCCCGTGCCGCTGTACTTCTGCAAGGCACAACTTCTGCGCGCGGCCGGTCTGGGGCCACTGATCGGCGGAATGAACCTCATCCACGTCGTGGCCAGCTACAACGGCGTCCTGTCGATCAGCGCCACCGCGGATCGTGACGCGCTGCCCGATCCGAGCAACTACGCCGAGTGCATGGAGCACGCGTTCAAGGAATTGCTCTCGATCGCAAGGTGA
- a CDS encoding SRPBCC family protein, with amino-acid sequence MAVRASREIVIDAPPGVILEALADVGSLSSWSPVHKRIQVLDWYSDGRPHHVKATIKIFGLVDNEILEYHWGPNWVVWDAGDTFQQRGQHVEYNLQPVGVDRTRVRFDITVEPAGPVPAFVVRRASEIVLDAATEGLREQVMSNFGSGQRT; translated from the coding sequence GTGGCCGTACGAGCATCGCGCGAGATCGTCATCGACGCGCCGCCGGGGGTGATCCTGGAGGCGTTGGCTGACGTCGGCTCGCTGTCGTCGTGGTCGCCGGTGCACAAGCGGATTCAGGTGCTGGACTGGTACTCCGATGGCCGCCCGCATCACGTCAAGGCGACCATCAAGATCTTCGGGCTCGTCGACAACGAGATCCTGGAATATCACTGGGGTCCCAACTGGGTGGTCTGGGATGCCGGCGATACGTTTCAGCAGCGTGGCCAGCACGTCGAGTACAACCTTCAGCCGGTCGGCGTCGACCGGACCCGGGTGCGTTTCGACATCACCGTCGAGCCAGCCGGCCCGGTGCCGGCCTTCGTGGTGCGTCGAGCCAGTGAGATCGTGCTGGATGCCGCGACCGAAGGCCTTCGCGAACAGGTGATGTCGAATTTCGGTTCGGGACAGCGGACATAG
- a CDS encoding fatty-acid--CoA ligase, whose product MDSHSHSLVIASDYRVPDPGQVWPLLTRRRSALADIGAHHVLLYTSTHDYGRVLVTIGVRSREPIVELLRSRVFFEWFDAVGVDDIPAVFAGEIVERFGSGARSEQSAPGVVVAAISSVDSVPVLTHEIRSASTRFEAAGIRETRLFQAFDDSHEVMILQELDDEEHARSWIDHPDTAAPWIDGAGRGAYPPVFVGTFHDMMRIDE is encoded by the coding sequence GTGGACTCCCATTCGCATTCGCTGGTGATCGCGTCCGACTACCGCGTGCCGGACCCCGGGCAGGTCTGGCCGTTGCTCACCCGGCGCAGATCGGCACTCGCGGACATCGGCGCGCACCACGTGCTGCTGTACACCTCGACGCACGATTACGGCCGCGTGCTGGTCACGATCGGCGTGCGCAGCCGGGAGCCGATCGTGGAGTTGCTGCGTTCACGGGTCTTCTTCGAATGGTTCGACGCGGTCGGCGTCGACGACATCCCGGCCGTCTTCGCCGGCGAGATCGTCGAGCGGTTCGGGTCGGGGGCACGTTCGGAACAATCCGCCCCGGGCGTGGTGGTCGCAGCCATCTCGTCGGTCGACAGCGTTCCGGTGCTGACTCACGAAATCCGCAGCGCCTCAACCAGATTTGAGGCTGCTGGCATCCGCGAGACACGGCTGTTCCAGGCCTTCGACGACAGCCATGAAGTGATGATCCTCCAGGAACTCGACGACGAGGAGCACGCGCGGAGCTGGATCGATCATCCCGACACCGCCGCACCGTGGATCGACGGGGCCGGCCGCGGCGCCTATCCACCGGTGTTCGTCGGCACGTTTCACGACATGATGCGGATCGACGAGTAA
- a CDS encoding GGDEF domain-containing protein → MAASAAVIPVTVLVCERRPWAFLAAQLAGLALATTMAVFWWTRWPSRRQSQAAVLTGLTCIAVWSQAQRNIEESVPICMAAAITGGYIAFYHGARLMIVNLVVALGLNVATVVRLAGATEIMTAARAFWLIWFFNLAVPLAAWGAVRAIRAYVSRSNEDPLTGLLNRRAFTPAVLADLTLGAVDADDHLTLVMVDLDNFKGINDNYGHVTGDKTLVAVADLLRRSSAAGVPICRAGGEEFLVALIGEPRRSAAWAEDLCRQTATLTPPITASIGTVGIALSRAPQPATVDFVERLIQQADQAMYTAKRRGGNHARHASADTISERQPRGGADQDGR, encoded by the coding sequence GTGGCGGCGTCAGCAGCTGTCATCCCGGTGACGGTGTTGGTCTGCGAACGGCGGCCGTGGGCGTTCCTGGCCGCCCAGTTGGCCGGCCTAGCGCTCGCCACGACGATGGCCGTGTTCTGGTGGACCCGCTGGCCGAGTCGCCGACAGTCACAAGCCGCGGTCCTGACGGGTTTGACGTGTATTGCGGTGTGGAGCCAAGCGCAGCGCAACATCGAAGAATCAGTACCGATATGCATGGCCGCTGCCATCACCGGCGGCTACATCGCCTTCTACCACGGCGCACGACTCATGATCGTCAATCTCGTTGTCGCACTTGGGTTGAACGTGGCGACGGTGGTCCGGCTCGCTGGTGCCACCGAGATCATGACCGCCGCCCGAGCGTTCTGGTTGATCTGGTTCTTCAACTTGGCAGTCCCATTGGCGGCGTGGGGAGCGGTGCGCGCCATTCGCGCCTATGTCAGCCGCTCCAACGAGGATCCACTGACCGGCCTGTTGAACAGACGCGCATTCACCCCGGCTGTGCTCGCCGACCTCACCTTGGGAGCGGTTGACGCGGATGACCATCTGACGCTGGTGATGGTGGATCTCGACAATTTCAAAGGCATCAACGACAACTATGGACATGTCACCGGCGATAAAACGCTGGTCGCCGTTGCCGATCTGCTGCGGCGCAGCAGCGCTGCGGGGGTTCCCATCTGTCGAGCCGGCGGAGAAGAATTTCTTGTCGCGCTCATCGGCGAGCCGCGCCGATCCGCAGCGTGGGCTGAGGACCTCTGCCGCCAGACCGCTACTCTGACGCCGCCCATAACCGCGAGCATTGGCACAGTGGGTATCGCCCTCAGCCGTGCGCCACAGCCGGCGACCGTCGATTTCGTGGAACGCCTCATTCAACAGGCCGACCAGGCGATGTACACGGCAAAGCGTCGCGGCGGCAACCACGCTCGTCACGCCTCAGCGGACACGATCTCAGAGCGACAGCCGCGTGGCGGCGCTGACCAGGACGGAAGGTGA
- a CDS encoding amidohydrolase family protein yields MGQLSHRVDVPFPIFDADNHLYEPPEALTKFLPKEYKDYVQYVQINGRTKIAIRGQISNYIPNPTFEVVARPGAWEEYFKYGNPEGKTKRELFGEPMRAIPAFFEPGPRLETMNELGLDKTLMFPTLASLLEERLRDDPLAIHVLVHALNEWLDDVWGFNYQNRIFTTPVITLPIVEKAIEELEWAVKRGARAILVRPAPVPGYRGPRSFAVPEFDPFWERVVEHDVLVGMHSSDSGYSRYTSEWDGADQEMLPFQTNAMGILNEWRPIQDSVGSWVIHGALYRHPKLKVAIVEAGSKWMTPLLDGLAEVFRKAPEAFPSDPVEMVKNRIHVSPFFEDGIDDLVNLVGVDQVLYGSDWPHPEGLAEPTYYIEALSHLKPEDQAKIMGGNLGRLVTV; encoded by the coding sequence ATGGGGCAGCTGTCGCACAGAGTGGACGTCCCGTTCCCGATTTTCGACGCGGACAACCATCTCTACGAGCCGCCGGAGGCGCTCACCAAATTCCTGCCCAAGGAGTACAAGGACTACGTCCAGTACGTGCAGATCAACGGGCGCACCAAGATCGCCATCCGCGGCCAGATCAGCAACTACATCCCGAACCCGACCTTCGAGGTCGTCGCCCGGCCGGGCGCCTGGGAGGAGTACTTCAAGTACGGCAACCCAGAGGGCAAGACCAAGCGCGAGTTGTTCGGTGAGCCGATGCGCGCGATCCCGGCGTTCTTCGAGCCCGGGCCGCGGCTGGAGACGATGAACGAGCTGGGTCTGGACAAGACGCTGATGTTTCCGACGCTGGCCAGCCTGCTCGAAGAGCGGTTGCGTGACGATCCGCTGGCGATTCACGTCCTGGTGCATGCGCTCAACGAATGGCTGGACGACGTCTGGGGCTTCAACTACCAGAACCGGATCTTCACCACGCCGGTCATCACCCTGCCGATCGTCGAGAAGGCGATCGAGGAGTTGGAGTGGGCGGTCAAGCGCGGCGCCCGCGCCATCCTGGTCCGGCCGGCACCCGTGCCTGGTTACCGCGGTCCGCGCTCGTTCGCGGTGCCCGAGTTCGACCCGTTCTGGGAGCGCGTTGTCGAGCACGACGTGCTGGTCGGCATGCACTCGAGCGACAGCGGCTACTCCCGCTACACCTCCGAGTGGGACGGCGCCGATCAGGAGATGCTGCCGTTCCAGACCAACGCGATGGGCATCCTGAACGAGTGGCGGCCGATCCAGGACTCGGTCGGCTCGTGGGTGATCCACGGCGCGCTCTACCGCCACCCGAAGCTCAAGGTCGCGATCGTCGAGGCCGGCTCGAAGTGGATGACCCCACTGCTGGACGGTCTGGCCGAGGTCTTCCGCAAGGCCCCGGAGGCGTTCCCGAGCGACCCGGTCGAAATGGTCAAGAACCGGATTCACGTCAGCCCCTTCTTCGAGGACGGCATCGACGACCTGGTCAACCTCGTCGGCGTGGACCAGGTGCTGTACGGCTCGGACTGGCCGCACCCCGAGGGGTTGGCGGAGCCGACCTACTACATCGAGGCGCTGTCGCACCTCAAGCCGGAGGACCAGGCAAAGATCATGGGCGGCAACCTCGGTCGACTCGTCACGGTCTGA
- a CDS encoding SRPBCC family protein, translating to MAVQASREVVIDAPPDLILEALADVGSVPSWSSVHKRAEVIDRYPDGRPHHVKVTIRVSGIVDTEVLEYHWGPDWVVWDAGKTLQQHAQHVEYTMQRETEDRTRVRFEITLEPSAPIPEFLVNRARKKVLYAATEGLRRKVMALVAEVG from the coding sequence GTGGCCGTACAAGCATCGCGCGAGGTTGTCATCGATGCGCCGCCGGACCTGATTCTGGAGGCGCTGGCTGACGTCGGCTCGGTGCCGTCCTGGTCGTCGGTGCACAAGCGGGCCGAAGTGATCGACCGCTACCCCGACGGCCGACCCCACCACGTCAAGGTCACCATCAGGGTCTCCGGCATCGTCGACACCGAAGTGCTCGAATACCATTGGGGCCCGGACTGGGTGGTGTGGGACGCCGGCAAGACGTTGCAGCAGCACGCTCAGCATGTCGAGTACACGATGCAGCGCGAAACCGAGGACCGCACCCGGGTGCGCTTCGAGATCACGCTGGAGCCGTCGGCGCCTATTCCCGAGTTTCTGGTCAACCGGGCGCGGAAGAAAGTCCTCTACGCCGCGACCGAAGGGTTGCGGCGCAAGGTCATGGCCTTAGTTGCCGAAGTCGGCTGA
- a CDS encoding (2Fe-2S)-binding protein, with translation MFVCLCNGITSQVVADAIAGGASTTNQIAAACGAGAECGRCRRTLRKLLGPRTGTERS, from the coding sequence GTGTTCGTCTGTTTGTGCAACGGGATTACCAGCCAGGTGGTGGCTGACGCCATTGCCGGTGGGGCGTCGACAACTAATCAGATCGCCGCGGCCTGCGGGGCCGGCGCCGAATGCGGGCGCTGCCGCCGCACCCTGCGCAAACTGCTCGGCCCGCGAACGGGGACCGAACGAAGCTAA
- a CDS encoding alpha-keto acid decarboxylase family protein, whose amino-acid sequence MTAAASYTVGDYLLDRLAELGVTEVFGVPGDYNLEFLDHIVAHPKLRWVGNANELNAGYAADGYGRLRGMSAVVTTFGVGELSAANAVAGSYAEHVPVVHIVGGPSKDAQGTRRALHHSLGDGDFEHFLRVSREFTCAQANLMPATATREIDRVLSEVREQRQPGYLLLSTDVARFETEPPSAPLPRYTGGTSPRALALFTEAASTLIADHQLTVLADLLVHRLNAVDKLEELLAADVVPHATLMWGKSLVDESAPEFLGIYAGAASADPVRAAIEEAPVLVTAGVVFTDMVSGFFSQRIDPARTIDVGPQQSTVGSQVFAPLEMDAALEALTAILSERGIRSPAVVSSSDVPPAVTPGRDEPLNQKVLWDRFCEALTPGNVVLADQGTSFYGMATHRLPQGVTFIGQPLWGSIGYTLPATLGAGLAQRDRRPVLLIGDGAAQLTVQELGAFSREGLSPVVVIVNNDGYTIERMIHGKTAPYNDIVRWSWADIPTALGVTNHLTFRAETYGELDDAFRAAAEHQDRMVLIEAVVPRLDVPDLLTDLVSDLG is encoded by the coding sequence GTGACCGCAGCTGCTTCCTACACCGTGGGCGACTACCTGCTGGACCGCCTGGCTGAACTCGGCGTCACCGAGGTGTTCGGTGTACCCGGCGACTACAACCTGGAATTCCTCGACCACATCGTCGCCCACCCGAAGCTCCGCTGGGTGGGTAACGCCAACGAGCTCAACGCCGGCTATGCCGCCGACGGGTACGGCCGTCTGCGTGGGATGTCGGCGGTGGTAACCACTTTCGGCGTGGGTGAGCTTTCGGCGGCCAACGCCGTCGCGGGCAGTTACGCCGAGCACGTGCCGGTCGTGCACATCGTCGGTGGGCCGTCCAAGGACGCACAGGGCACCCGCCGGGCGCTGCATCACTCGTTGGGCGACGGCGACTTCGAGCACTTCCTGCGCGTGAGCCGGGAATTCACCTGCGCGCAAGCCAATCTCATGCCGGCCACCGCGACCAGGGAGATCGACCGGGTGCTGTCCGAGGTCCGCGAGCAACGCCAGCCGGGCTACTTGCTGCTGTCCACCGACGTGGCCCGCTTCGAGACCGAGCCGCCCAGCGCACCGCTGCCGCGTTATACCGGCGGGACCAGCCCGCGGGCGCTGGCCTTATTCACCGAAGCCGCAAGCACTCTCATCGCAGACCATCAGCTGACGGTGCTGGCCGACCTGTTGGTGCACCGGCTGAACGCCGTCGACAAGCTCGAGGAGCTGCTGGCCGCGGATGTCGTTCCGCATGCCACGCTGATGTGGGGGAAGAGCCTGGTCGACGAGAGCGCACCGGAGTTTCTCGGCATTTATGCGGGCGCGGCCAGCGCCGACCCGGTGCGGGCGGCGATCGAAGAGGCGCCGGTGCTGGTAACCGCCGGTGTGGTGTTCACCGACATGGTCAGCGGTTTCTTCAGCCAGCGCATCGACCCGGCCCGCACGATCGACGTCGGACCGCAGCAGAGCACGGTCGGCAGCCAGGTCTTCGCGCCGCTGGAAATGGATGCCGCCCTCGAGGCCCTCACCGCGATCCTCTCCGAGCGTGGTATCCGCTCCCCCGCCGTGGTGTCGAGCTCCGACGTCCCACCGGCGGTGACACCGGGTCGCGACGAACCGTTGAACCAGAAAGTGTTGTGGGACAGGTTCTGTGAGGCGCTGACGCCCGGCAACGTGGTGCTCGCGGATCAGGGCACGTCGTTCTACGGGATGGCCACCCACCGGCTGCCGCAGGGCGTCACGTTCATCGGCCAACCGCTGTGGGGTTCGATCGGATACACGCTGCCGGCCACCCTCGGCGCCGGCCTGGCGCAGCGTGATCGGAGGCCGGTGCTGCTGATCGGTGATGGCGCCGCGCAGCTGACGGTGCAGGAGCTGGGCGCCTTTTCCCGGGAGGGCCTGTCCCCGGTCGTCGTGATCGTCAACAACGACGGCTACACCATCGAGCGGATGATCCACGGGAAGACCGCCCCCTACAACGACATCGTTCGATGGAGTTGGGCCGACATTCCCACCGCTCTCGGCGTCACGAACCATCTGACGTTTCGCGCCGAGACCTACGGCGAACTCGACGACGCGTTTCGCGCGGCCGCCGAACACCAAGACCGGATGGTGCTGATTGAAGCGGTGGTGCCGCGCCTGGACGTCCCGGATCTGCTCACCGACTTGGTTTCCGATCTCGGTTAG
- a CDS encoding SRPBCC family protein, protein MAINETREIVIEATPEEILDVIGDMDTVTDWSPPHQSAEVLEEDKDGRPLKVKMKVKAAGITDEQVIAYTWGENKVSWTLVSSGQQRSQDASYTLTPDGDKTKVVFAISVDPVVPLPGFVIKRAIKGTVDTGTKGLRDQVLKVKKESA, encoded by the coding sequence ATGGCAATCAACGAAACCCGCGAAATCGTCATCGAGGCGACCCCCGAGGAGATCCTCGATGTCATCGGCGATATGGACACGGTCACCGACTGGTCGCCGCCTCACCAAAGCGCCGAGGTTCTCGAGGAAGACAAGGACGGCCGGCCGCTGAAGGTCAAGATGAAGGTGAAGGCCGCGGGCATCACCGACGAACAAGTGATTGCCTACACATGGGGCGAGAACAAGGTCAGCTGGACGCTGGTCAGCTCCGGTCAGCAACGCTCACAGGACGCGTCGTACACGCTGACGCCCGACGGCGACAAGACCAAGGTCGTCTTCGCGATCAGCGTCGACCCGGTGGTGCCGCTGCCCGGTTTCGTCATCAAGCGGGCGATCAAGGGGACCGTCGACACCGGCACCAAAGGCCTGCGCGATCAGGTGCTGAAGGTGAAGAAGGAGAGCGCTTGA